The Dermochelys coriacea isolate rDerCor1 chromosome 19, rDerCor1.pri.v4, whole genome shotgun sequence region GTTTTCGTTATCCTGGAAGATTCTGTGATAACTTGAGAAATAATGAAATTATGACATTGCAAGGCTGAAAGCAGAACAGTTGAGAGGGAGGAAGGTTTTTAGACACAGTTAAAAActttttaatacatatttcaCTCCAATGCCTAATGAACACTTGGTAGAAAGGAGATCTCTTAAAGATTCAGCCAATCCTGACCTTACCATTAATGTATAAGTACTTGCAATATACCTCTCCTGAAATATCCACCACTTCAAAGGGGTCCTCTAGCAAAACAGGGGATGACCAGACTTGACACTCCCgatatttctaaattaaaaagcAAGCTGTAAAGAAAACTTTCAGCCTTTACCCATCataaagtgcaaaaaaaaaaaaaaaagtatatccAAATTTCCTAAAAAATCCTTTGCAGATTACCTTTAATTTCTCTGTATAGGTTTCTTTGCTCAATGTCTTTTCTTCCTGGAAATGGGAGCTGCAAGCACTCTGGTGAATGGTTCAACAAGTTATCTTGTTGCTGTAGACGATAAGTAACTTTGCATCTTCTAGTCTAACGCTGCAATAGTGATACTTACTCAGTTACAATACAGATTACTCCGGTGCAAAGATTTGACATAAACATAGATTTCCCCTCACCCTTGGGGATCCTGGGAAATACCTTACCACTTCAGAAGACAAGAAACGCTAGGTTCACAATTAATGTTTAAAGTAAGGCTTCATATTAAACACCCAGAAAAATTACATCTGATCATTTTAATAAGGACAAGGCATAGCTGTGTTGTGGTGTGTATTTTGATCTTCCTATGATATGGTAGGTGACATGCAAAACAATTGGTATCTTTGTGGGAATGAGAGGTATGTAGCACAGGAGGAGGGGAGACTAGGTTAACACTGGCTATTTACTTACAGGAAGCTTTTGGAAAATGGCCTCTCCATTCACTGGGCCCACAGCAGTTGCTGATGTAATTAAAGATCTAGACACTCAGATAGCTGTAAGTAAGTTGCTTGAGCTTGCCATGAAGTGCCATGTAGGACTTGAGGTTGAAACCTGTGCATCCacattttgtttgtgttctgATGACTTGATTATGCCCAAAGGTTGAAATTAGAGGTGAGCGTAAAAATTGCTCTGCATTAATTTAGTGCTTTTTgcccaaggatttcaaagcattttatacaACATCTTCTGACCCCTCCATGGTAGGTAAGATTTCCTACTTtgtaaactgagacacagggcTAAGTGACTGGCCCTAGATCACCCAGCGAACTAGTGTCAGAAGCAGGAATCCTTTCTTCTGCTTCTTGCACTATGCTCTAGGGGCCTCGCTCCAGAAATGCCAACTAAGAGCTCATAGGGCTCTGTATGATTGAAGAATATCCCAAGACACAAACGTAGggattttgcattattttaaaatctgttaacaTTGGGCTAGAAATTGATATCAGAGCTACGTGAAGTGActtgcatttatattttttttttaaagaaaaatatatgtaatatGTTTGCAGCAGTGCATGACTTTGAGCATTGGAATGAAACACTAAAATATCCACTGTCTAAGCATTCTTGTGTGATTATTTTTAAGAgtgatttttctgtgtgaattaaTACAAACTAACAAAGAATTTAATGCTGTTATAGGGGAAAATCACATTTTCTACAAAAGGTAGAAAATATTATTTCccttaatttatatataaatgtccttgatctgttttgtttttttcctggtaGCCTGTTTTCAGCTTGCATCACTTGTCACTGTGAGAAGAGACATTTCCGAAGGGTGCTCTTTTATAGAGGAAAACTGCAGTATAAGAGAATTTGAGACCCCAACATCtaattatggaaaataaatcacttaaaacaaAAGTCAGAAATACAAAAATTGTCATCACAACCAGTTTTATGTTCAGACACAGAAAACGCATTTGCCTCAATGCACGAGCAATAAGATTTTCAGAGTTAATATAGACTGCTATTAAAGTTTCCACTTAAATGTCACTTCACAGCTTAATGTCTGTCCTTTCAAATAGTGAGATGTATTTTCTATGTAACCACCTACTTATTGGTCTGAATTATCAGCAAAATAGTGGCAGAAGCAGGTATCCCATTGACAACTGCATTCTTTGAATTGAGATAATAGAATGATGAAAGACTTGTAAGAGCATCTGAAACCTCTTACTCTGATAGGTCaaacaatttaataaatatttgtgtatTAGTACTAATCACTACAGTTTTCCTTTACCATTCTTAGTGATAACTGAAGAACACAGGTTTGGACAGAGCCATGCTATTGTGGAGCTGTGGGCCACAAATCTGACGGCAAGGAAGCCAAGTGGTAGGTCTGTAGTAGTGTGCTAGGAAGACTAGATGTTTCAAGGTTCTAGACCCTATTTACTAATCTAGGTTGCCAGTTCAGATCCAGTccaaatgttaggtttcagagtagcagccgtgttagtctgtatttgcaaaaagaaaaggagtacttgtgcaccttggagactaacaaatttatttgagcataagctttcatgagctacagctcacttcatcggatgatatGATAACCAAATGTTATCATCTGGTGTTTAGTGGCCTATGACGTGAGTTAATCTGAGAATTTTATGGCTAATCTGGAAAGAGCAGGCCGTTAGTTAGGCGTATGAAATTAGTCAGTTCTGGCCTTTGTTTGACAGTCCACTAAATTCCATATTGTGCAGCTGAAAGCCTCAGTTGAAGTGAGGAATCAAAGGAATTAGAGGCAAAGGTGGGTTTTCTACTGTCCTGTCACTTTTGGAGACCTGGTTTAATGCTGACAAGGTTTATAGGTGAAATTGAATTCTAGGGCTTAGGCCAAACTTTCAATATCTGTTCGCATTGCAAAACTGTCCTACTATTGGAAATGTCTTGGTTTGGGAATAATTACAGGTCAGACTTGAAATGCATTGTTGGGGTTGTGTGGCAGATGCTTTAACTGTACCTTCCTACTCTCTGCCTGACTCTAACCAGCGCAGCTACATGAGGTGCCTTGCATCAGCTTTCTCCTCTTCCCAGCTAAGTAGATGTCTGAAATGTAAAAATGGAGTCTCTCAtgttgtggtagtgcctagagaccccagtcGTAGACCAGGCTCCATGGTACATAGAacgaaaagacagtccctgccctgcagagtttataatctgatttttttcctctttcgtGAACTCTTCCCAACTATACATCAGGAGGTTGTCATTAATCTGCCAGTTAGGAGTAAGTATGGAGACCTAAGGCTGCCACCAAAGAGGCACAGGTAGGAGAAGAGGGAAAAGACCTTTTATGGGTCTGTAGGATTCAGGCCTGGATTGAATTTTGGTGTTAGACTGGAAGAGGGAATGCAACGTTCTTAGGATGTACTCAGGCTGGCTCAGTCAGACTTCACAACCCATCCTCGGTTCTCCAATCAGTGAAGTCTGTGCAAACATAATGCCTTcctttaaagttttatttttaatgtacaaaaatattttcctttctccacCCATGTCCTTCCTCCCCTCAAAATGTGTTTGGAAGTATCGGATTAAGTTGAAAGCCTCCAGACACTGCCTCTGGGATATAGTCTTAGTACAGATAGTGAGGGGGAGTTTAGGGAGTGAAATCCAATCTCTAAATTCACACCTTTACCCCATTGTTCACTTTGGTgttcctttccttctccagctGGTTGGTCTGGGTCCTCACAACCCCAAAAAGAAGCAGGATCTTGACAAGCTGTATGATTTAAAGACTAAAGCCCAGCAGATTATGAACCAGTTTGGCCCATCTACCTTGATCAACCTATCCAGTTTCTCCTCGATAAAGCCAGAACCAGCCAACACGCCACCACAGAGCTCCATGGCAAACAGTACCACTGTGGCAAAGATGCCAGGGACTCCTAGTGGAGGGGGACGCCTAAGTCCTGAAAGCAACCAGGTAATTTCACTTGAGATCTTGGGCAAACCGGGAGTTGTTCAGATCCTCCCTTAGTTTGATGACTCTCCCTTAAATGACCtggaaatattttacattaattaaaCTTATCAGTTGAGTATCCACGGTTCACCCAGTGCTACAGAGATCCGGTTCCTGCCTCTCttgagtttacaatctgaatcAGACACAAACTGTATAGATCAGCTGCAGGTTGCATCTAGTCTCCTAGTGATAAACATCAGAGAGAGATAAGAAAATCCCATTCAAAGTGTGGCttgtatgaaaaacaaaatactgaatacaatgaaaatctgttttccaGTGATGTAGGTCATCATAACAAGTGTAGGGCAATGTGCTAGATTCCCCTCCCTGGCCTCCCTGAAATAGGTCAAAAGGTCAGTTTAAACCTGGTTGCTGAAGTCAGATTGCTGGCTCCAACCTATGGTGTGTGTAGGTAACTTATACCTCCTCGGGACAATGAGGAAGCAGCACCACAgtcaaacagctgccattttacGCATATAATG contains the following coding sequences:
- the TAF12 gene encoding transcription initiation factor TFIID subunit 12 isoform X1, with protein sequence MASPFTGPTAVADVIKDLDTQIALVGLGPHNPKKKQDLDKLYDLKTKAQQIMNQFGPSTLINLSSFSSIKPEPANTPPQSSMANSTTVAKMPGTPSGGGRLSPESNQVLTKKKLQDLVREVDPNEQLDEDVEEMLLQIADDFIESVVTAACQLARHRKSNTLEVKDVQLHLERQWNMWIPGFGSEEIRPYKKACTTEAHKQRMALIRKTTKK